One Cucumis sativus cultivar 9930 chromosome 1, Cucumber_9930_V3, whole genome shotgun sequence DNA segment encodes these proteins:
- the LOC101220190 gene encoding aluminum-activated malate transporter 2: protein MEMECDEKVRVGKRMSLWMKGLFAKLVEIGNETKALWKDDPRRVIHALKLGLTLTIVSLLYYYRPLYDNFGVSAMWAVMTVVVVFEFSVGATVGKGLNRAFATLFAGGLGAGAHHLAALSGRVGQPIITSIFVFLIACTLTFMRFFPSIKAKYDYGMMISILSFSFVSISGLRDDEIFLLLQKRVSTIFLGVCVCLIISISISPFWAGQDLHNRIALNIEYLALFFEGYGSEYFKTLQDREANKDENFSQSYKSILKSSGIEDTLYNFARWEPGHGCFQFRHPWKQYLKIGALTYQCAFRVDALHRNLSSNFQLSQEIRAEIQEPCMEMSMESGKTLRKLVSSIREMNQPTQAEIHIHNSKAAAKKLKASLKSSRMWENCDLLTLIPAATIGSLLIDVVDCTEKIAEAVQELASLAHFKSAKPGVVSLVKSEAAVQSGKEKVQPNIGLPFVTIPISTG from the exons ATGGAAATGGAGTGTGATGAAAAAGTAAGGGTAGGGAAGAGGATGTCTTTATGGATGAAGGGtttatttgcaaaattagtgGAAATTGGAAACGAGACAAAAGCTTTGTGGAAAGATGATCCAAGAAGGGTTATTCATGCACTAAAATTAGGGCTTACACTCACAATTGTCTCACTACTTTACTATTACAGACCACTTTATGATAACTTTGGAGTTTCAGCAATGTGGGCTGTCATGactgttgttgttgtttttgaaTTCTCAGTAG GAGCAACAGTGGGAAAAGGGTTGAATAGGGCATTTGCAACACTGTTTGCTGGTGGTTTAGGAGCTGGAGCTCATCACTTGGCTGCTCTATCTGGACGTGTTGGCCAACCAATCATTACTAGTATCTTTGTCTTCTTAATTG CTTGCACATTGACGTTTATGAGGTTTTTTCCAAGTATCAAAGCAAAATACGATTACGGAATGATGATCTCCATTTTATCGTTCTCTTTTGTATCCATATCCGGGCTTCGAGATGATGAAATATTTTTGCTTCTTCAGAAGAGGGTTTCAACAATCTTCCTTGGTGTTTGTGTTTGTCTTATCATTTCTATCTCTATTTCCCCATTTTGGGCTGGTCAAGATCTTCACAATCGAATTGCTCTCAACATTGAATACCTAGCACTCTTCTTTGAAG GATATGGATCAGAATACTTCAAAACTTTACAAGATAGAGAGGCcaacaaagatgaaaattttagtcAATCATACAAAAGTATTCTCAAATCAAGCGGCATTGAAGATACATTG TATAATTTTGCAAGGTGGGAGCCTGGCCATGGATGTTTCCAATTTCGTCATCCATGGAAGCAGTACCTTAAAATTGGAGCCCTAACTTACCAATGTGCCTTTAGAGTTGATGCTCTTCATCGCAATCTCTCTTCTAATTTTCAA CTATCACAAGAAATTCGAGCAGAAATCCAAGAACCATGCATGGAGATGAGCATGGAATCAGGTAAGACACTACGGAAGTTAGTTTCATCCATAAGGGAAATGAATCAACCAACTCAAGCAGAAATCCACATACACAACTCAAAAGCAGCTGCCAAAAAGCTCAAAGCCTCACTCAAATCATCACGCATGTGGGAAAATTGTGATCTTTTGACACTCATCCCGGCAGCCACCATCGGATCACTACTCATTGACGTGGTTGATTGTACCGAGAAAATTGCAGAGGCTGTTCAAGAACTTGCCTCTTTGGCACATTTCAAGAGTGCCAAACCTGGTGTGGTGTCTTTGGTAAAATCAGAGGCAGCAGTTCAAAGTGGAAAGGAAAAGGTGCAGCCTAATATTGGTCTTCCTTTTGTTACAATACCAATCAGTACAGGGTGA
- the LOC116404420 gene encoding uncharacterized protein LOC116404420: protein MAFDNQKIFSQIINPYYFLPFFREISISNLIVFHLQSNHLPASSPFAPTPGRLFTLVWPSIRSDVSIVFVFSGAAIRARRHFLCWIQYLTKTSTCLQEMSLEEAIGYVASDELIKGDRSLASSLFLISQPKNNPKASLFTSQQDSNSIGYGC from the exons ATGGCTTTTGATAATCAG aaaatattttcccAAATCATAAACCCTTATTATTTTCTCCCATTCTTCCGCGAAATCTCCATCTCCAATCTGATCGTCTTCCATCTCCAATCCAACCATCTTCCGGCCTCGTCACCATTCGCCCCTACTCCTGGCCGTCTGTTCACTCTGGTGTGGCCATCTATTCGCTCCGATGTGTCCATCGTTTTCGTCTTCTCCGGCGCTGCCATTCGTGCCCGCCGTCACTTCCTCTGCTG GattcaatatttaacaaaaacgTCTACATGCTTGCAAG AGATGAGTCTTGAAGAAGCGATAGGATACGTTGCATCTGATGAACTTATTAAG GGAGATAGATCTCTTGCTAGTTCCTTATTCCTCATATCCCAGCCTAAAAATAATCCAAAGGCCTCCCTTTTTACTAGCCAGCAAG ATTCCAATAGCATTGGATATGGCTGTTGA
- the LOC101220429 gene encoding transcription factor LHW: MGFLLKEMLKALCGSNQWSYAVFWKIGCQNTKLLIWEECHYQPLPSFDSSGSGSSKFPLGELEGCWGYSQSSSSFQANHGEDKLYSLIHKMTLNKHISLVGEGIVGRAAFTGNHLWILSSNYTRDAYPPEVLSELHQQFLAGMQTVAVIPVLPHGVVQLGSSFSIMENMMFVNHVKSLILHLGSVPGALLSETYDGKDPVGNFGVPVTLGMAGLTDASQNCNLMKPLSMVDNCNPQDNSLLASRSSQPSGLLLQEIRPNNHLAASSMSQDPHLTQGLAMPHQNLGLSKVSQAMKSDIPSRNNSEYGRVRAEVILPSPEARFHQQASSSSFYNSQSGVASTAGHGSQKLAGNQNLSAVSVQQDVYNCLNSSNSYNLSQLVTHGGGTIDNENSSVTINHPLFESRQSKEKKNIGSKRFSVPVSISSDSGATRKSVNGGELGGIDMQNALKSKVEEVSLFGGVENSSGKAILEAMKSSQSQSKLAPSADNDLFEALNTTWTQLESTMSLNDYMSGLSNDYSNHLGGFESPRLPHIKNEQTCALSSFGDDLFDILGLEYKNKLLTGNWNSLSESMHNENQQKSESQIMNMLEAGLTSNNSSTCRKIPESGISSMTASDQLLDAVVSRGHSAIKQSSDDSTSCRTTLTKISSSSGPSSLIYGQPSASNHVQRGVFGIPKSLGEVGTLDSSSFRSGCRQNDMSNCSQGSSVYGSQISSWVEQGDNLKRESSVSTAYSKRPDEVNKSSRKRLKPGENPRPRPKDRQMIQDRVKELREIVPNGAKCSIDALFEKTIKHMLFLQSVTKHADKLKQTGESKIISKEGGLFLKDNFEGGATWAFEVGSQTMVCPIIVEDLNPPRQMLVEMLCEERGFFLEIADLIRGMGLTILKGVMEARDDKIWARFAVEANRDVTRMEIFMSLVHLLEQTLKGNNTSMTNAIDNNHMIHNSFPQSTPISATGRPGSLH, from the exons ATGGGGTTTTTACTTAAAGAGATGCTCAAGGCTCTTTGCGGTTCGAATCAGTGGTCTTATGCTGTGTTCTGGAAGATCGGTTGCCAAAATACCAA GCTCCTGATTTGGGAAGAATGCCATTACCAACCGTTACCCAGCTTTGACTCTTCTGGAAGTGGGAGTTCCAAATTTCCCCTTGGGGAGTTGGAAGGATGTTGGGGGTATTCCCAAAGTTCCTCCTCGTTCCAGGCAAATCATGGAGAGGATAAATTATATTCACTAATTCACAAAATGAcgttaaataaacatattagTCTAGTAGGTGAAGG GATTGTTGGGCGAGCTGCATTTACAGGAAACCATCTGTGGATTCTGTCAAGCAACTACACCAGAGATGCTTATCCACCAGAG GTTCTCAGTGAGTTGCATCAACAGTTTTTGGCTGGAATGCAG ACTGTTGCTGTCATTCCAGTTCTTCCTCATGGAGTTGTACAGCTGGGCTCGTCCTTTTCT ATCATGGAGAACATGATGTTTGTAAACCATGTGAAGAGTTTGATACTGCATTTAGGGTCTGTACCTGGTGCTCTTCTTTCTGAGACTTATGATGGAAAAGACCCAGTTGGGAACTTTGGTGTGCCTGTGACATTGGGAATGGCTGGACTTACAGACGCTTCTCAAAATTGCAATTTGATGAAACCTTTATCGATGGTTGACAATTGCAACCCACAAGACAACTCATTGCTAGCTTCTAGGTCCAGTCAGCCTTCTGGTTTGCTGTTACAAGAGATTCGGCCTAACAATCATCTTGCTGCTTCTTCAATGTCACAAGATCCTCACTTGACCCAAGGTTTGGCAATGCCTCATCAAAATCTGGGTCTATCAAAAGTTTCTCAAGCGATGAAGTCGGATATCCCTTCAAGAAACAATTCTGAATATGGACGTGTCAGAGCTGAAGTCATTCTTCCCAGTCCTGAGGCACGATTTCACCAGCAGGCTTCCTCAAGTTCTTTTTACAACTCTCAATCTGGTGTTGCATCAACTGCTGGGCATGGCAGCCAGAAATTAGCTGGAAATCAGAATCTTTCAGCTGTGAGCGTACAGCAGGATGTTTATAACTGTTTAAATTCATCAAATAGTTATAACCTGTCTCAACTGGTAACACATGGTGGTGGAACAATtgataatgaaaatagttCCGTGACCATCAATCATCCATTATTTGAAAGCAGACAgtcaaaggaaaagaaaaatattggttCGAAGCGATTTTCAGTTCCAGTCTCCATTTCTAGTGACAGCGGGGCAACTCGCAAAAGTGTTAATGGGGGTGAACTGGGTGGAATAGATATGCAAAATGCTCTCAAGTCCAAGGTCGAGGAGGTTTCTTTATTTGGTGGGGTAGAGAATTCTAGTGGTAAAGCAATTTTGGAAGCTATGAAGAGTTCTCAATCTCAATCGAAATTAGCTCCATCAGCAGATAATGATTTATTCGAAGCTCTTAATACTACATGGACTCAACTGGAAAGTACCATGTCCTTGAATGATTACATGTCTGGTCTTTCTAATGATTACTCAAACCATTTAGGTGGATTTGAGAGCCCGAGACTCCCGcatattaaaaatgaacaaaCTTGTGCTCTGTCCTCTTTTGGTGATGACTTGTTTGATATTCTTGGTTTGGAATATAAGAATAAACTACTCACTGGCAACTGGAATAGTTTATCTGAAAGTATGCATAATGAGAATCAGCAGAAATCTGAATCTCAGATAATGAATATGCTCGAGGCTGGCTTGACCTCAAATAACTCTTCTACGTGTAGAAAGATACCCGAATCAGGAATCAGTTCTATGACAGCCTCTGACCAACTTTTAGATGCTGTAGTCTCCAGAGGTCACTCTGCCATCAAGCAGAGTTCAGATGATAGCACTTCTTGTAGGACAACATTGACCAAAATCAGTAGCTCCTCTGGTCCAAGTAGCTTGATATATGGACAGCCAAGTGCATCCAATCACGTGCAGAGGGGAGTTTTTGGGATCCCCAAGTCTCTGGGTGAAGTAGGGACCTTAGATAGTAGTTCTTTCAGATCTGGTTGTAGACAAAATGATATGTCAAATTGTTCTCAAGGTTCTTCAGTATATGGATCTCAAATTAGTTCATGGGTTGAGCAGGGAGATAATTTGAAGCGTGAGAGTAGTGTGTCCACAGCCTATTCTAAAAGGCCCGATGAAGTGAATAAATCAAGTCGGAAAAGGCTTAAACCTGGAGAGAACCCTAGACCGAGGCCCAAAGATCGCCAGATGATACAAGACCGCGTAAAGGAGTTGCGGGAGATTGTGCCAAATGGAGCAAAA TGTAGCATAGATGCATTATTTGAGAAAACTATCAAGCATATGCTTTTCTTGCAAAGTGTCACAAAGCATGCAGACAAGTTAAAACAGACTGGGGAGTCTAAG ATCATCAGTAAAGAAGGTGGACTCTTTCTAAAAGACAACTTTGAGGGTGGGGCTACCTGGGCATTTGAGGTTGGTTCACAAACTATGGTCTGCCCTATCATAGTTGAAGATTTGAATCCACCACGTCAGATGCTTGTGGAG ATGCTTTGTGAAGAGAGGGGCTTCTTTTTGGAAATAGCTGATTTGATCCGTGGAATGGGCTTGACTATATTGAAAGGAGTGATGGAGGCACGAGATGACAAGATATGGGCGCGGTTTGCTGTTGAG GCCAACAGGGATGTAACTCGAATGGAAATATTCATGTCGCTCGTTCACCTGTTGGAGCAGACGCTGAAAGGCAACAACACGTCGATGACAAATGCAATAGATAACAACCATATGATTCACAACTCCTTCCCTCAGTCGACCCCGATATCTGCAACTGGCAGGCCAGGTAGCTTGCATTGA